A single genomic interval of Pseudomonas sp. FeN3W harbors:
- a CDS encoding AraC family transcriptional regulator encodes MNPLIRTTSFGGFRELVTLLGHDPQPFLARFRIRPELLDDEDARVPFQSLVTLLESVAEELACADFGLRMAEYQNLAVLGPIALIARNATSVGLALTEIVRFIGYHSDGIRLDLDHSEPEAPRLIIELRLPGPQRQMAELALGVAHNTMKLLCGPHFSAQAVLLAGNSPLTAARYRRYFGCEVYTGQACNALMLSPQHLRQRIERQDAALHRTLVQYLSQVHLQGSSDLLEQVRRLVLRLLPTQQCRLVLIAEQLGLHERTLQRQLAERGRGFEEMLEAIRRERADFYLAERDIPMSHISGMLGYSEQSVFNRACRRWFSVTPGERRRQLMDAQRSSG; translated from the coding sequence ATGAATCCACTCATCCGCACAACCTCCTTCGGCGGCTTTCGCGAGCTGGTCACCTTGCTGGGGCATGATCCCCAGCCATTTCTGGCGCGCTTTCGTATTCGCCCGGAGCTGCTCGACGACGAGGATGCGCGGGTGCCCTTCCAATCACTGGTGACGCTCCTGGAGAGTGTGGCCGAGGAGCTGGCCTGTGCCGATTTCGGTCTGCGCATGGCCGAATATCAGAACCTCGCGGTACTCGGCCCCATTGCCCTGATCGCGCGCAACGCCACCAGCGTCGGTCTCGCACTGACGGAAATCGTGCGTTTCATCGGTTATCACAGTGACGGCATCCGCCTCGACCTCGACCATAGCGAGCCGGAGGCGCCGCGCCTGATCATCGAGCTGCGTCTGCCAGGACCGCAGCGGCAGATGGCCGAGCTGGCCCTGGGCGTGGCGCACAACACCATGAAGCTGCTCTGTGGCCCGCATTTCAGTGCCCAGGCGGTGTTGCTGGCCGGCAACAGTCCGCTGACGGCTGCACGCTATCGGCGCTATTTCGGCTGCGAGGTTTACACCGGCCAGGCCTGTAACGCACTGATGCTCAGCCCGCAGCATCTCAGGCAACGTATCGAACGCCAGGACGCTGCCCTGCATCGCACCCTGGTGCAGTATCTCAGCCAAGTGCATCTGCAGGGCTCGTCCGATCTGCTGGAGCAGGTTCGCCGTCTGGTGCTGCGCCTGCTGCCGACCCAGCAGTGCCGTCTGGTGCTCATCGCCGAACAGCTCGGGCTGCATGAGCGCACGCTGCAACGGCAGCTGGCCGAAAGAGGGCGTGGTTTCGAGGAAATGCTCGAAGCCATCCGCCGCGAGCGCGCGGACTTCTACCTGGCGGAGCGCGACATTCCCATGTCGCATATCTCGGGCATGCTCGGCTACAGCGAACAGAGCGTATTCAATCGCGCATGCCGACGCTGGTTCAGCGTGACACCGGGCGAGCGCAGGCGCCAATTGATGGACGCGCAACGCTCGAGCGGCTAG
- a CDS encoding choline dehydrogenase encodes MQFDYIIVGAGSAGCVLANRLSADPAVSVCLLEAGPRDWSPLIHAPAGVAAILPTRHVNWAFHTVPQPGLGGRLGYQPRGKVLGGSSSINGMIYIRGHQSDYDDWANLGCEGWGFRDVLPYFRKSQKHHKGASEFHGGEGELYVGQIEAHAATHAFIEAAQQAGHRYNADFNGVEQEGVGQYDVTIREGRRWSTATAFLKPVRERTNLTVLTGAHAERVLLQGKQAIGVQVNHKGRSTELKARKEVLLSAGAFGSPQLLMLSGIGPAAELKPQGIAIRHELPGVGRNLQDHPDVVLGYKSTDNSLLGYSVGGSLKISAALGHYLARKRGPLASNFAEGGGFLKTDATLTRPDIQLHSVVSLLDDHNRKLHWGHGFSCHVCVLRPKSIGSVGLQSPDPAAPPRIDPNFLGHEDDVQTLLKGYRMTREILAQSPMARFGLKDVFSDGLHSDEQLIELLRRRTDSIYHPVGTCKMGRDEWAVVDGQLRVHGIQGLRVVDASVMPTLVGGNTNAPSIMVAERAAEWIAQD; translated from the coding sequence ATGCAATTCGATTACATCATTGTCGGTGCCGGCTCCGCCGGTTGCGTATTGGCCAACCGGCTGAGCGCCGATCCGGCGGTGTCCGTCTGCCTGCTCGAAGCCGGCCCGCGCGACTGGTCGCCGCTGATCCATGCGCCGGCGGGGGTGGCGGCCATACTGCCGACCCGCCATGTCAACTGGGCCTTCCACACCGTGCCACAGCCCGGCCTGGGCGGCCGCCTTGGCTACCAGCCACGTGGCAAAGTGCTCGGTGGCAGCAGCTCGATCAACGGCATGATCTATATCCGTGGTCACCAGAGCGACTACGACGACTGGGCCAATCTCGGCTGCGAGGGCTGGGGCTTTCGCGATGTGCTGCCCTACTTTCGCAAGAGCCAGAAACATCACAAAGGCGCCAGCGAATTCCACGGTGGAGAGGGCGAATTGTACGTCGGTCAGATCGAGGCCCATGCGGCCACCCACGCTTTCATCGAGGCCGCGCAGCAGGCTGGCCACCGCTACAACGCCGATTTCAATGGTGTCGAGCAGGAGGGCGTGGGCCAATATGACGTAACGATTCGCGAGGGGCGCCGCTGGAGCACCGCGACGGCCTTCCTCAAACCGGTCCGCGAACGCACCAATCTCACCGTGCTGACCGGCGCCCATGCCGAGCGCGTCCTGCTGCAAGGCAAGCAGGCCATTGGCGTGCAGGTGAATCACAAGGGCCGCTCCACCGAGCTGAAGGCACGCAAGGAAGTGCTGCTCAGTGCAGGCGCCTTCGGCAGCCCGCAGCTTCTGATGCTCTCCGGCATCGGCCCGGCAGCCGAACTCAAACCGCAGGGCATCGCCATCCGGCACGAGCTACCGGGCGTCGGCCGGAATCTGCAGGACCATCCCGACGTCGTGCTCGGCTACAAGAGCACCGACAATTCGCTGCTCGGCTACTCGGTCGGCGGCAGCTTGAAAATAAGCGCCGCGCTCGGACACTACCTGGCGCGCAAGCGCGGTCCGCTGGCCAGCAACTTCGCCGAGGGCGGTGGCTTCCTGAAGACCGACGCCACCCTGACGCGACCGGATATCCAACTGCACTCGGTGGTCAGCCTTCTCGACGACCACAACCGCAAGCTTCACTGGGGCCATGGCTTCAGCTGCCACGTCTGCGTGCTGCGCCCGAAGAGCATCGGTAGCGTCGGCCTGCAATCGCCCGACCCAGCCGCGCCGCCGCGCATCGATCCCAACTTCCTCGGCCATGAAGACGATGTGCAGACTCTGCTCAAAGGTTATCGCATGACCCGCGAAATTTTGGCCCAGTCGCCCATGGCCCGCTTCGGCCTGAAGGACGTATTCAGTGACGGCCTGCACAGCGACGAGCAGCTGATCGAGCTGCTGCGACGGCGCACCGACTCGATCTATCACCCGGTCGGCACCTGCAAGATGGGCCGAGACGAATGGGCTGTGGTGGATGGCCAACTGCGAGTGCATGGTATCCAAGGCCTGCGAGTGGTGGATGCTTCCGTCATGCCGACGCTGGTCGGCGGCAACACTAACGCCCCGTCGATCATGGTTGCCGAGCGCGCGGCCGAATGGATCGCCCAGGACTGA
- a CDS encoding alkyl sulfatase dimerization domain-containing protein, which yields MHHSMLRLCSAGLSIALLVSPLAQASTAPTKPATDATRAANQAVLERLPFADREDFKNAQRGLIAKPETLTIKDASGKVVWDLESYKRFIAEDMPAPDSINPSLWRHAQLTLEYGLFKVTDGIYQVRGYDLSNITFVEGKTGWIVFDPLLSQETAKAAYELVNQHLGHKPVVAVVYSHSHIDHFGGVRGVIDEADVKSGKVRIIAPEDFSEHAISENVIAGNAMARRSVYMFGALLPRNAQGGVNAGLAPTVSSGTTTLIMPTEFIHETGEELDIDGVKMVFQVTPGAEAPVEMNTYFPQFKALWMAENTTNTMHNIITLRGAPVRDALQWAKYIGEAQALYGDQTEVKFQSHHWPLWGQAQITDYLKKQQAIYKYIHDQTVRMMNLGMNGEEIAEAMTLPPELESFWPTRGYYGTLKHNAKAVYQRYMGWYDGNPVNLDKLPPQPAAKKYVEYMGGAASVLERARADFAKGEYRWVAEAAKQVVFADPDNTAAKNLLADSLEQLGYQAESGPWRSVYLQGAYELRNGLPTGGGIISASPDVIRAMTPEMLFDYLAVRLNGERAAGKKLVLNYRFTDLGKDYALTVENGVLTYEPKLANDADVGLTMNKTTLEDIQLGKATLEQKVASGELKFDGRPQAFAEFMGLLDTFDFWFNIVTP from the coding sequence ATGCATCATTCCATGCTGCGACTCTGCTCGGCGGGCCTGAGCATCGCCCTGCTCGTCAGCCCTCTCGCCCAGGCCTCCACAGCGCCCACCAAGCCGGCCACCGATGCGACCAGGGCGGCCAACCAGGCCGTGCTGGAACGCCTGCCGTTCGCCGATCGCGAAGATTTCAAAAATGCCCAGCGTGGCCTCATTGCCAAACCTGAGACCCTGACCATCAAGGATGCCAGCGGCAAGGTGGTGTGGGATCTGGAGAGCTACAAGCGATTCATCGCCGAAGACATGCCGGCACCCGACAGCATCAACCCCAGCCTGTGGCGACATGCTCAGCTCACGCTTGAATACGGCCTGTTCAAAGTGACCGATGGCATCTATCAGGTACGCGGTTACGACCTTTCCAACATCACCTTCGTAGAAGGCAAGACCGGCTGGATCGTGTTCGACCCGCTGCTCAGCCAGGAGACCGCCAAGGCCGCCTACGAGCTGGTCAATCAACATCTGGGACACAAGCCCGTGGTCGCGGTGGTTTACAGCCACTCGCACATCGACCATTTCGGCGGCGTGCGCGGCGTAATCGACGAGGCCGACGTCAAGTCCGGCAAGGTGCGCATCATTGCCCCCGAGGATTTTTCCGAGCATGCGATCAGCGAGAACGTGATCGCCGGCAATGCCATGGCCCGCCGCTCGGTCTACATGTTTGGCGCCCTGCTGCCGCGTAATGCTCAGGGTGGCGTGAACGCCGGCCTGGCCCCGACCGTGTCCTCGGGCACCACCACCCTGATCATGCCCACCGAGTTCATTCACGAGACCGGCGAGGAGCTCGACATCGACGGTGTGAAAATGGTGTTCCAGGTGACGCCGGGAGCCGAGGCGCCGGTGGAGATGAACACTTACTTCCCGCAGTTCAAGGCGCTGTGGATGGCAGAAAACACCACCAACACGATGCACAACATCATCACGCTGCGTGGCGCACCGGTACGCGACGCGTTGCAGTGGGCCAAGTACATCGGCGAGGCCCAGGCCCTGTACGGCGACCAGACCGAAGTCAAGTTCCAGAGCCACCACTGGCCGCTGTGGGGCCAGGCGCAGATCACCGACTATTTGAAGAAGCAGCAGGCTATCTATAAGTACATCCATGACCAGACGGTGCGCATGATGAACCTGGGTATGAATGGTGAGGAGATCGCCGAAGCCATGACGCTGCCGCCGGAGCTGGAGTCTTTCTGGCCGACCCGCGGTTACTACGGCACCCTGAAGCACAATGCCAAGGCGGTCTATCAGCGTTACATGGGCTGGTACGACGGCAACCCGGTCAACCTGGATAAGCTGCCGCCGCAGCCGGCGGCGAAGAAGTATGTCGAGTACATGGGCGGTGCCGCGTCCGTGCTGGAGAGGGCCCGCGCCGATTTTGCCAAAGGTGAGTATCGCTGGGTGGCCGAGGCCGCCAAGCAGGTGGTGTTTGCCGATCCGGACAACACAGCAGCCAAGAACCTGCTGGCCGACTCGCTCGAGCAGTTGGGCTATCAGGCCGAATCCGGCCCGTGGCGCTCCGTATATCTGCAAGGCGCATACGAGCTACGCAACGGCTTACCTACCGGCGGCGGCATTATCAGCGCCAGTCCGGACGTCATTCGCGCCATGACTCCCGAAATGCTCTTCGACTATCTGGCCGTTCGCCTCAACGGCGAGCGCGCAGCGGGCAAGAAACTGGTGCTCAATTACCGTTTCACCGATCTTGGCAAGGACTATGCGCTGACCGTTGAGAACGGAGTGCTGACCTACGAGCCGAAGCTGGCCAACGACGCCGATGTCGGCCTGACGATGAACAAGACCACCCTTGAAGACATCCAGCTGGGCAAGGCCACTCTGGAGCAGAAGGTCGCTTCCGGCGAGCTGAAGTTCGACGGACGTCCGCAGGCCTTCGCCGAGTTCATGGGCCTGCTCGACACGTTCGACTTCTGGTTCAACATCGTCACGCCCTAG
- a CDS encoding GFA family protein, whose translation MNSLTGGCLCGNVRIVTAGQPYRVGVCHCLDCRKHHGALFYAAAVFPQDAVTVEGETAEYAGRYFCPRCGSSVFSRFADEIEVHLGALDAPDQLTPTYECWTVRREGWLPPFPLSRRYQHDRDDASRFE comes from the coding sequence GTGAATTCATTAACCGGTGGCTGCCTGTGCGGCAACGTGCGCATCGTGACGGCGGGGCAGCCCTATCGGGTCGGGGTCTGCCATTGCCTGGACTGTCGCAAACATCATGGTGCGCTGTTCTACGCGGCTGCGGTGTTCCCGCAAGATGCGGTGACCGTCGAGGGCGAGACGGCCGAATATGCCGGACGGTACTTCTGCCCGCGCTGTGGCTCGTCGGTTTTTTCTCGCTTCGCCGATGAAATCGAGGTGCACCTCGGCGCGCTGGATGCGCCCGACCAGCTGACGCCGACCTACGAATGCTGGACCGTGCGCCGCGAAGGCTGGCTGCCGCCGTTTCCCCTCAGTCGGCGCTACCAGCACGATCGCGACGACGCCAGCCGCTTCGAATGA